Genomic segment of Lentisphaera araneosa HTCC2155:
TTTTCACGGCCATGGCACTTCTCCTGTTTCGTTTATTAAAGCATTAGCAATGCGTTGCAATTCTTTTCTAATAGCACTTGGACCATTTGGTTCAACTAACTCTAACCTTTCTAAGATATATTCAGAGTATGTATCCGAGTGACTGCTGTTGTGATACGGCCCAAGTCCATCTAAAAACTCAGGGTTCTGTGAGTATTTCTTTTTTACCTCATCCATCAGCATCCATACACCATTAGCCGCTTCATCTACGTGAATTCCATTTCTAGTCAATATAGCAACCGCAATAGGGTTATCATTCTTCTCAACTATATGATGTGCCGCCATATGTCCAAGCTTTTTAATACCATATACTTTTTCCATATTTACCTTAAGTTTTCTACCATCTTTACCAAATGAATCAAAATCAACTACTTCATTACCTAGATCATCAATTTTAGTCGGTAAGTTTTGTTTTGAGAGATTATCCCACGGAATTACGCTACCTGTTGTTCCTGATTCAAAATACTTAGTTCTTGCTTGATTAAGTAATTTTAAATGACCTAGCTTTTCATCAATAAAATTCTCTTTATTGATAACCCATAGAGCTGTATCATCAAATGCACTCCATATATCACCTCCATTAAGCTCAAGTGTTTTTTCATAGTGACTATACATTTGTTGACACAAAGAGTCACCCGTATTATGAACCCAAAGGCCTGAGTCACCCGCGAAGTAAGTATGGAAGTCCGCTACCTCGAAGTTGTAAGTGGTGAAGGTTTCACCATGAACTGCTTTTTCGGTATCGATTTTTGCGAGGGTCGCAAATTCACCGTTAGCCAAGCGGAAAACATCTCCTATTTCGAGATCTTCGACTGGTACAAATTGCTGTTTAGCCACTACCC
This window contains:
- a CDS encoding polymorphic toxin-type HINT domain-containing protein gives rise to the protein MSKLSKVEFFTELRKRKFFQDDDFGKTLLDDVETNHMAALRTTKMCFVAGTKIHAQQGLVNIEDIKPGMMVLARDEQNTTQSYKPVLQTFVTKPTLLYHLYYTINSGESDDEDAELISGTGEHPFWVVAKQQFVPVEDLEIGDVFRLANGEFATLAKIDTEKAVHGETFTTYNFEVADFHTYFAGDSGLWVHNTGDSLCQQMYSHYEKTLELNGGDIWSAFDDTALWVINKENFIDEKLGHLKLLNQARTKYFESGTTGSVIPWDNLSKQNLPTKIDDLGNEVVDFDSFGKDGRKLKVNMEKVYGIKKLGHMAAHHIVEKNDNPIAVAILTRNGIHVDEAANGVWMLMDEVKKKYSQNPEFLDGLGPYHNSSHSDTYSEYILERLELVEPNGPSAIRKELQRIANALINETGEVPWP